The nucleotide sequence ATTGCAGTGGCAACGAGGCCAAATTGTTGTGGATAGTCGGTAAAGGCGAACGCGCCGACGACGATCGCGATTGCCATCGCCAGGACGGTCAAAACGGGGCCGCGCAGGCGCACCAGCCAAGCTCTTAGCGTGGACATGCAAACACATTGATGATTTGAGATTGAAGAATGTAGATTTCAAAAGAGGACTGAAGGATTCAACAATCTGGCGACGCGCAAACGCCTTTCCAAATCGTCAATCTTCAATCAACAATCTTCAATTCAAATGATCCACGTGCAGAGAGAAGCACAATGGGAGAGAGAGTCCGTCGCAACCTGCGGCGACCGCTGATTCAAATGACGGGCCGATAGCGAACTAATGAAGCTCAGCATCGGATCGTGCTCATAAGTCACGAACGCGACCAACGGAGCATCAATGATGAACACGACATCACTTGAAGGCACAAAACTGCATTCGACGACGCCATGGCACCCCGGATGGTTTCCATCACAGGGTTGCGACTCGCAGGCACAACACGGAGCCGCTAACTCGATCGCATTGTGGATCGAATCCACCGTCTCTTCTTCACCCGAGCAATCATGCTCGTGATCGTGGCCACACGCGTGATCGTCGTGGACACTTGGTGAATCAGCCGCTGAACAGGTGTGCTGGCATCCGTCATGGTCGTGGTGCCCACACGCGTCAGCATGATGCAGCGAACACCCGAAAATCAGGTGCAGCAGTAATGCGGCGACGGTAGTGAGACGACAAACGACAGACACAAAAACATCCTTCGGGTACGGTACAACGGTATTATCGGTCGATACGGTGGAAACGACCATACCAGTCCAATAGTAATGTCAAACTTTCGTCAGATTACGCATCTTCTGGTGGCGGTATCGCGGGAAATCACAGGCTCAGAGTCACCAACAGGCCTTCGATTTCCGCAGCAGCCTGCTTGGCTTGTCCGGCGGCATCCAGGACGTTCAATTGAGTCGTGAAGAGTGTTCGCTGTGCTGTTAACAGTTGTAGGAAATCGGTTTCGCCCGCATCAAATGCCTCCAACGAGAGCTTGTAGGTTTCCTCCGAGGTCGGCACGACCGATTCCTGCAAGCGGGTGTAGCGTTCCAACGCGACTTGGTAGCGGCCGACGGCTTCGGCGAGCCGGGCTTCTAGGCTGAGTTGCGTGCTCTGGATCGCTGCCGACGCTGCGGCGATGTCGGCTCGGGCACTGCGTATGTTGCCCTGATTGCGGTTGCGAATGGGAAGCGGAACGCTGACGCCAATGACCGCGAACGTATCATCCGTAGCGGCATCGACACCAACACCGACGGTTCCCGTCACGTTCGGCGTCACTTGGGCACAGGCAAGTTGCAACGACCATTTAGCTCGCTCAAGCTCCGATCCGGCCCGCGATAGTTCGGGACTGTTGGTCGAGATTTCGGCGAGCAATGCTTCCCACGGCGCGCCGGTCAGATCGTCACCCACGTTGCCGCTAAGCGGTCCGGGCGGCAGTGTTTGCATCCCGGCAGCAGCGGCAAGCGTCCGCAGGTTGGCTTGCAACTGCGTTCGAGCGTTCTCCGCCGTAATCCGCGCTTGCTCAGCTTCAACGCGAGCCTGCAACAAAGCAATTTTGGAAACCTCTTCGGCTTCCAACAGGGCATTCACTGATTCGATCGACTTCTCAGCCAACTCGACAATCTGGTCAGCAATGTTGGCCCTTCGCTGCGATACGATGGCTGTCGCAAACGCAGCACGAACGCGAGTCAAAACGCGAAGCTCCGCAATTCGCAGCGCAGCTTG is from Crateriforma conspicua and encodes:
- a CDS encoding TolC family protein, producing MQVRDLDELDELDVELDDLDSDGGASANDPASLRDAMALDAANETVETAPFIQDQYSYGFEQPAGLTLQSIESMALGSHPAIAEARARVESTRGQYVQAGLPFNPVLQYQSDEIGNEDATGLHSVQMSQQFVTANKLGIAQQVQAREIQKQQAALRIAELRVLTRVRAAFATAIVSQRRANIADQIVELAEKSIESVNALLEAEEVSKIALLQARVEAEQARITAENARTQLQANLRTLAAAAGMQTLPPGPLSGNVGDDLTGAPWEALLAEISTNSPELSRAGSELERAKWSLQLACAQVTPNVTGTVGVGVDAATDDTFAVIGVSVPLPIRNRNQGNIRSARADIAAASAAIQSTQLSLEARLAEAVGRYQVALERYTRLQESVVPTSEETYKLSLEAFDAGETDFLQLLTAQRTLFTTQLNVLDAAGQAKQAAAEIEGLLVTLSL